The proteins below come from a single uncultured Dethiosulfovibrio sp. genomic window:
- a CDS encoding Na+/H+ antiporter subunit E: MFVFVLSFLMYLLLVWSGEPIPAFEYGIALIISTVLALSVRSRSNARHFGWSGLNPMRWLGFLYFMFGPFIVAMVKSNIDVAIRIITGNIKPGIVKVDTGLTGDMSKTLLANAITLTPGTLTVDVEENSGVFYIHWINVTDKEPSGEAVYGSFGDWARRLAE, from the coding sequence GTGTTCGTTTTTGTACTCTCCTTTTTGATGTACCTTTTGCTAGTGTGGTCAGGGGAGCCGATACCGGCCTTTGAGTACGGAATAGCCCTCATTATATCCACGGTGCTGGCTCTGTCCGTCAGAAGCCGCAGCAACGCCAGGCATTTTGGATGGTCTGGGCTTAACCCTATGAGGTGGTTGGGTTTTCTCTACTTCATGTTCGGTCCCTTCATAGTGGCCATGGTAAAGTCCAATATAGACGTGGCGATAAGGATAATCACCGGCAACATCAAACCGGGAATAGTCAAGGTCGATACCGGCCTTACGGGGGATATGTCCAAGACTCTACTCGCCAACGCTATAACCCTCACACCGGGGACCCTGACCGTCGACGTGGAGGAGAACAGCGGGGTCTTTTATATTCATTGGATAAACGTGACCGACAAAGAGCCTTCAGGAGAGGCGGTCTACGGTTCCTTTGGAGACTGGGCTAGGAGGTTAGCGGAATGA
- a CDS encoding monovalent cation/H+ antiporter complex subunit F, with product MTMIGFFGFAAGFMVLLILFMTGRLIMGPTGADRAVALDAINTLVIGVMIVLAVHFESVVMVDVAIVYAGLSFVSTMFIARYIEERGK from the coding sequence ATGACTATGATCGGTTTCTTCGGTTTTGCTGCGGGGTTTATGGTCCTTCTCATTCTCTTTATGACCGGCAGGCTCATAATGGGACCGACCGGTGCGGACAGAGCTGTCGCCCTGGACGCCATAAACACCTTGGTTATAGGGGTCATGATCGTCCTGGCGGTTCACTTCGAGTCGGTGGTCATGGTGGACGTCGCCATAGTATACGCCGGGCTCTCCTTTGTGAGCACCATGTTCATAGCCCGTTATATAGAGGAAAGGGGGAAGTAA
- a CDS encoding HAD family hydrolase encodes MLDGTGLKLVVSDIDGCLSVDKGIPFDPSAMAALREHQDRAREGIGLPITLCSGRGQPYMEAVGQFLGVTEPMICEAGSMLFDPRDDSVTLNPLITDDHQEAMRELRDKLRRSFNGRNIRFEVGKEICLSINPFPFPMGSEELENAVAGLLQETMDLADGKLFNVTRSSCSVDVTPKGVDKASGIAMLSERIGVSPEEMLGIGDSYNDLSFLKAVGASACPENGVQLIKDLVNYVSPERHILGVLDIIAHYS; translated from the coding sequence GTGCTTGACGGCACAGGACTTAAGCTGGTGGTATCGGATATAGACGGCTGTCTATCGGTGGATAAGGGCATTCCCTTCGACCCTTCCGCCATGGCGGCTCTGAGGGAGCACCAGGACAGGGCAAGAGAGGGAATAGGACTTCCTATCACCTTATGCTCCGGCCGAGGCCAGCCCTACATGGAGGCCGTAGGCCAGTTTTTAGGCGTTACCGAGCCCATGATCTGCGAGGCGGGAAGTATGCTGTTCGACCCCAGAGATGACAGCGTCACCCTCAACCCACTTATAACCGATGATCATCAGGAGGCTATGAGGGAGCTAAGGGATAAACTACGCCGCTCCTTTAACGGCAGGAATATCCGTTTTGAGGTAGGCAAGGAGATATGCCTGAGCATCAACCCATTTCCATTTCCCATGGGCTCGGAGGAGCTTGAAAATGCCGTCGCAGGCCTGCTTCAGGAGACCATGGACCTTGCGGACGGAAAGCTCTTCAACGTCACCAGATCGTCCTGCTCCGTAGACGTTACACCTAAAGGGGTGGACAAAGCCTCAGGGATAGCCATGCTATCCGAGAGGATAGGGGTCTCCCCTGAGGAGATGTTGGGGATTGGGGACTCCTACAACGACCTCTCCTTTCTGAAAGCAGTAGGGGCCAGTGCCTGCCCGGAGAACGGGGTACAGCTCATAAAGGATCTCGTTAATTACGTAAGCCCGGAGAGGCACATCCTGGGAGTTCTGGACATAATAGCCCACTACTCGTGA
- a CDS encoding hydrogenase subunit MbhD domain-containing protein: MTFFHVMNLVLLVVTGFYALWFRDLLYSVVSLGAFSLLLSLEFYILQAPDVAIAEAGIGAALNTTVFLFALFGVDRLKKNRRGRK, from the coding sequence ATGACCTTTTTTCACGTTATGAACCTGGTCCTCCTGGTTGTGACCGGATTTTACGCCCTTTGGTTCAGGGACCTTCTCTACTCGGTGGTAAGCCTTGGAGCTTTCAGTCTCCTGCTGTCCCTGGAGTTCTACATCCTCCAGGCTCCCGACGTAGCCATAGCGGAGGCTGGAATTGGAGCTGCCCTCAACACCACCGTGTTCCTGTTTGCCCTTTTCGGCGTAGATCGTCTTAAGAAAAACAGGAGGGGACGGAAATGA
- the mnhG gene encoding monovalent cation/H(+) antiporter subunit G, with the protein MGWYAFPILFILLGLLINTLGTVSLYRFPDVYTRMHGSTKCTTFGTISLAFGVVLYAVIRRLQSGEVRFSVLAVHVVIAVIALLISNATGAHVLARAAHRSKAFPKDAVVDSLAERDERLLKEGIER; encoded by the coding sequence GTGGGCTGGTATGCTTTTCCGATCCTTTTCATTCTCCTAGGGCTTTTGATCAACACCTTAGGGACGGTCTCCCTGTACAGGTTCCCTGACGTCTACACCAGGATGCACGGCTCTACCAAGTGTACGACCTTCGGCACCATATCCCTTGCCTTTGGTGTGGTCCTTTACGCCGTCATAAGGAGGTTGCAGTCAGGGGAGGTCCGTTTCTCCGTGTTGGCGGTTCACGTGGTGATAGCCGTTATCGCCCTCCTCATAAGCAACGCTACCGGAGCCCATGTCCTGGCTAGAGCGGCCCACAGAAGCAAGGCCTTCCCTAAGGATGCGGTGGTGGACAGTCTGGCGGAGAGAGATGAGAGACTGTTAAAGGAGGGGATTGAAAGATGA
- a CDS encoding phenylacetate--CoA ligase, with protein MTSHHNDQVHTLRQIIISAKGASAAWNAKLKDVSPEDIKSLDDLKKLPFTEKSDLRDNYPLGLLACPKRDLVRVHASSGTTGKPTVVAYTAGDLDRWSSIMAQAMATGGVTSEDVVQVAYGYGLFTGGLGVHYGAERLGATVIPASGGFSDRQLMLMEDLETTVLACTPSYGLRLADLIEEKGIKHSLKIGIFGAEPWSEGLRKNLEDRLGIVALDIYGLSEIMGPGVAMECQHKCGLHVDESQFLLEIIDPATGEVLPEGSEGELVVTTLCKEALPMIRYRTKDITKITRDRCGCGIEGARIDRIKGRSDDMLIIRGVNVFPSQIEVALSHISGLSLHYVLEVSEKDDLKELTVCCESSESLSEREGKEMVKKTGSHLAAMLGIRTSVRILPPGSIARSEGKAVRVKKVA; from the coding sequence ATGACATCCCATCACAACGACCAAGTACACACATTAAGACAGATCATAATCTCCGCTAAAGGGGCCTCCGCCGCCTGGAACGCCAAGCTCAAAGACGTATCGCCGGAGGACATAAAGTCGCTGGATGACCTGAAAAAACTGCCTTTCACCGAAAAATCGGACCTTCGGGACAACTACCCCCTTGGCCTCCTGGCCTGCCCTAAGAGGGACCTGGTGAGAGTTCACGCATCATCTGGGACCACCGGGAAACCTACCGTTGTGGCCTACACCGCAGGAGACCTGGACAGATGGTCCAGCATAATGGCCCAGGCGATGGCGACAGGAGGGGTTACGTCGGAGGATGTGGTCCAGGTGGCCTACGGTTACGGCCTGTTCACCGGAGGGCTAGGGGTCCACTACGGGGCTGAGAGGCTTGGAGCCACGGTCATACCGGCCTCAGGGGGTTTCTCCGACAGACAGCTGATGCTCATGGAGGACCTGGAGACCACCGTCTTGGCCTGTACTCCCTCCTACGGACTGAGGCTCGCGGACCTGATAGAGGAAAAGGGGATAAAGCACTCCCTCAAGATAGGCATCTTCGGGGCAGAGCCCTGGTCCGAGGGACTCAGAAAGAACCTCGAGGATAGACTGGGAATAGTGGCTCTGGACATATACGGCCTCTCGGAGATCATGGGACCAGGGGTCGCCATGGAGTGTCAGCACAAGTGCGGACTCCACGTGGACGAAAGCCAGTTCCTCCTTGAGATAATAGATCCTGCCACCGGAGAGGTTCTGCCCGAGGGATCCGAGGGAGAGCTGGTGGTGACCACACTCTGCAAAGAAGCTCTTCCTATGATCCGTTACAGGACCAAAGACATCACTAAGATAACCAGGGACCGTTGCGGCTGTGGCATAGAGGGGGCCAGAATAGACAGGATAAAGGGCAGAAGCGACGATATGCTCATAATCAGGGGGGTCAACGTATTTCCCTCCCAGATAGAGGTGGCCCTTAGCCATATATCCGGTCTTTCCCTCCACTACGTCCTTGAGGTTTCTGAAAAAGACGACCTTAAGGAGCTTACCGTATGCTGTGAGAGCTCCGAATCCCTCTCCGAGAGGGAGGGTAAGGAGATGGTTAAAAAAACGGGATCCCATCTGGCGGCTATGCTGGGGATAAGGACCAGCGTCAGGATATTGCCTCCTGGATCTATCGCCAGGTCCGAGGGCAAGGCGGTGCGTGTCAAAAAGGTGGCCTAG
- a CDS encoding MFS transporter has product MTNEIKSTNRYRWAVWGSMVLAYMVVFFHRLAAGVVRADITEAFDLSPSAFGNMASAYFYAYMVMQIPVGMMADSLGARMTVSIGMLLAGTGSVVFGMAPTPFWLLAGRFMVGIGVSTVFVSILKIQSQWFKEREFGTMSGLTSFVGNMGGVLAQAPLALLVGIFSWRASFVTIGIGTLLIALLCWTVIRNKPEDKGYPPVSEQSGAGKVAPLPLIQSLKISASDWRLWPIFVFFGCYSGVYLAFSGTWGTPYLEDVYHMTVGQASSIVSYAVYGTILGGFSAGAISDKLGLRKIPMIAMNLVATAVWLAIVVFWKGMPPVMALRPLFFLAGFSATSYVISWAIIKEINHPQSTGVAIALVNTGAFLGSALITTFMGKVLENLSHLPPQARFTSALWICLGATVLGLICSFLFPETRCRNTYNRP; this is encoded by the coding sequence GTGACCAACGAGATAAAAAGTACCAATCGTTATAGGTGGGCGGTATGGGGATCTATGGTACTGGCTTACATGGTGGTCTTTTTCCACCGTCTGGCCGCAGGGGTGGTGAGGGCGGACATAACCGAGGCTTTCGACCTAAGCCCATCGGCCTTCGGCAACATGGCGTCGGCGTACTTTTACGCCTATATGGTGATGCAGATCCCCGTCGGGATGATGGCCGACTCCCTGGGAGCCAGGATGACCGTCTCCATCGGTATGCTCCTGGCAGGGACGGGGTCGGTGGTTTTCGGCATGGCCCCCACTCCCTTTTGGCTCCTGGCGGGAAGGTTTATGGTGGGCATCGGTGTCTCAACTGTGTTCGTCTCAATACTTAAGATACAATCCCAGTGGTTTAAGGAGAGGGAGTTCGGAACCATGTCGGGCCTTACCTCCTTCGTCGGGAACATGGGAGGGGTTCTGGCCCAGGCCCCTTTGGCCCTTTTAGTCGGAATCTTCAGCTGGAGGGCCTCTTTCGTCACCATAGGGATAGGAACGCTGTTAATAGCGCTCCTCTGTTGGACGGTGATAAGGAACAAGCCCGAGGATAAAGGCTATCCCCCTGTATCGGAGCAAAGTGGAGCGGGAAAGGTCGCTCCTCTGCCTCTGATACAGTCCCTCAAGATATCGGCGTCCGACTGGAGGCTCTGGCCGATTTTTGTTTTCTTCGGCTGTTACAGCGGCGTTTACCTGGCTTTCTCCGGCACCTGGGGAACCCCTTATCTAGAGGATGTATATCACATGACCGTAGGTCAGGCTTCGTCTATAGTTTCTTACGCTGTCTATGGTACCATCCTAGGAGGTTTTTCCGCAGGGGCTATATCGGATAAATTGGGGCTCAGAAAGATACCCATGATCGCCATGAATCTGGTAGCCACAGCGGTATGGTTGGCTATAGTGGTATTTTGGAAGGGGATGCCTCCGGTGATGGCCTTGAGGCCCCTTTTCTTCCTGGCGGGCTTCTCCGCCACTTCCTACGTCATCTCCTGGGCGATCATCAAGGAGATAAACCATCCTCAGTCCACAGGGGTGGCTATAGCGTTGGTAAACACCGGGGCCTTTTTGGGGAGCGCCCTCATAACCACCTTTATGGGCAAGGTTCTGGAGAACCTGTCCCATCTACCTCCACAGGCAAGGTTCACCTCAGCACTGTGGATATGCCTTGGGGCGACGGTACTTGGGCTTATATGTTCGTTTCTCTTTCCGGAAACTAGATGCAGAAACACCTATAACAGGCCTTGA